GGCTTTAATCTTCTAAGAGCAATGATTTCCAAGGTTTACaccaaacaattaaaatttcaaagaaaatttcttCTTCCTATAACACTTTTGCACCATAATGGCATTTACAATGCAAATTCTTTGACTTTGAATCAACAAAACCTAACAGTAAAAATTTCACTGGTATGTGTAATGTAAACAAGATAAATACATACTCTTCACTAGTGAGGGTCCATTTTTGTACATAACTACAAAGCAATCTCCTAGCCATATGTAGATAGTACCATCTTAATGTTTCCACATACTGGCTCCAAAACATCCACATGCATAGGGATAACATACTTGAATCCATCAAATGATACTTCTAAGTGTTGATTGAGTCTGTAGGTCCAAAAAATGTGAAGCTCTAAACAAAGTTTTTAAGACAAACCTAAACAGCCCATGAGGAGATGCATAAGCCTTTTAggattctaatttttataatcaatGAATATTTATGTTGGCATGACGAAGCACAACAAGAAAGAAATTGTTGAGAGGGGAATGAGATGGTGGTGACGACATTGTCAACGACAATGAGGTATTGTCATGTCAGGGAGAGCAAGGATCAAGGTTTTATCATGGCGTGCTCAGGATGATGTGGTGATAGAAGGCATCAAGGTATCATGGCGTTAGAAAAAATGTTGGACTCCCCAAAAGGCATACGCATTTGAGGTCAAAGCTCACCTGAGATGCAATTCTGGTGTGCCTTTGTGCACAGCCACATGAGACATAAGCTTATGAGGAGTATCTCTTTGCCAAAGTGgccaaggaaaaaaatatacttattgaaaaaaaaaaaattaaaaaaaatctttaaccCCAAAAATACCCCACAAAAAGTGAGCAAATGAGCTAAATTGCATAAAACCCTTACCCTTGCTCTTACCGTCACCACAATACCTCGTTTTTGTCAATGTTGGCACCACTATCATCGTCACTACCATCTTTGGCCCTTTCAACAAGGCCAGCAGCTTCTCACCTTCCATCTAGCATTGACAACTTCTTTCCCTCTTGTCACGCGCTCAACCGCGCTAGATATGGTTCCCTCTTCTCTCTTGTTCTATTCCCCCCTCTTCTCTCTCCCATTTTGCTTTCTCTCCTACCTCCTTTAtcccattttatatttttccttcatcTTTCTTTAGATTCCCAGCCTCTATTCTAcctttctaaaaatattttttcctttttttatgaGGCAAggttattaaattaaataatatttattgtgTGGTCTTCCTTCTCAGATGCtctacctctttttttttttttttttttttgctttttaatcTGCAAAATtgtcaaattaaagaaaatttatttatttgatctttGATTAGCATTAGATATTTATATAGatgtataataaaatttatttttttatagggtaattttttttcttttttctttttttgtccccattgggattTGAACCTGAAACCTTCCATAAACATgcccaaccctttaccacttgaacCAAGCCTCAATGGCCATctacaataaaatttattacatgtaactgtttaattttgaaaaatattcctTTTATTAAGGAATTTCAAGGATATGGAATCTATAGAATTTCACTTTTACCATCtctcttaagttttttttttttttttcaaaatagtaaaaaacTTACATATCTatacttttattcttttatgtgccaaaaaaatatgtaattcattttttcaaaggtttatttaattcaattgtcaTTCTTTTGTTTCATATAAGTCTTTTGAAGGGTTTAAGAAGAGATTTTATGTAGAAATAAACTATGAAAGTTTCCAAGGAGAGGTATTAAAGACGAGTTTAGTGGTCAAAAGTGTAGGGGAGAAGTAAATATACTTGAGCATTATTTGGTTGAAACTCATCATAGTAGGAAACCATGTAACAAAGTTGATGAAGATGTAAGATTGGAATGCAAAGAggtattattcaattttataggaccaaaaaaaaagaaagaaaagaaaagaattactTGAAGAAATTGGCATGGATCCAGCTCCAATGATGAAGATGAGGAATTAGATTAAATTGCAGGATTTGATGGAGTATGTTTTCATTTTgcccattaaaaaataaaagggattTAATGGTGCAAACTTTCATACTATAGATACActggatgaggatgatgatggtATTGGAGAGGATTTATATATGTTGGATGAGGAATGGTATTGGAGAGGATTTATATATGTTTGACTTATGTTTGTTATTTTGTAACTTCTTATGGTTTTTTTAAAGTGTAGTATAGTCTTCTATGacttaaaataatcttttatgaGGAGATATatttgaaactatttttaaatgtttattaattatttttttctgtaAGTAAACAAGAAATGCATTAAAAGTGCCAAAAAGAGCACACCAATGTACACAGGACGTATACAACAGCCACCAACTGATggccaaaaataaatatttattaattatataaaaattagggTCCCAAAAGGCTTATTCCTAATGCCCAGAGgcttacttttaaaaaatttgacccTAGGGGAAAAAATGCAGCGTCTCTAAAATATGACTAGATCAGCTACCTAGAAACATGCGTTCTTAAGACTCCACCTCTTTACAAATacctattttcatttctttaaagtTTTAAAGTGTTACAGAAAACCAAAAATTATGCAGCACTGCCGCAGTATCCATTACCCAAACTCAAACGATAGATTTTGCATTATAACAAGCAAAAACAACAAtatcaacaacaaaaacaatcaTTTCAAACAATACAAATACACATATACATATTTCCAAAAACGTTGTCGGAAAACGCAGTTGCAAAAACTTGTTTTCCATTTTCAGAAATCAGAAATCCTTTAGATAATAAAATCGAAAAAATATGCACATGATAGATGAGATAACAGAATACCTCTTGTCGGAGGAGCCTCCCTTCTGACTGAGGAAGGACCTGAAGAGAGGAGAGTTGACATCGTAGATCATTTTCGCTTTTTGCTTCTTTCTTCCACAACCACCGgacaaaccctaaccctaatttCAAAACCTAGACAGTTCTAATGCCTTATAGCGTAGAGGCAGGCCCAAACTATATTTAGGTATTTGGGTTTGGGCCCAAGCATAAAGcccattttttgtaatttaatttgtttaaaaccATTCGCGTTTTTGTGACTTTTCTAAGCCTGCCTGCAGCGGGCCGTCCCATCATAACCTCGTTTCTCAATAGAAAATTGagagaattgtgttttcaagCAATTAAGATAAGGTCATTCCATCattcataattaaattgaaaacccaataaaagtagaaatggagagattgtctttaaaaaatccctACAATATCCTtaactattaaataaaaaaaataaccaatCATCTCacatttctcattctctctttgactATTTTACCCTTCTCTCACATATTTAATAATGGAACCAacttgaataatttttcttcatcaaattgaatataaaagatgattaaaaattattattgccaaatatatttttgaagtgaataacttttaaatacctcatcaaatatatatattttttttcaaatttacataatatataataaatgttgttttttatttcaaacttatattttttctcatatatattaattaatttttaaacacctcataaaatattagtattatttgtttgttctaacttgtaaattaagtatcatcaaatattatattttttcaaatttatagaatatataataaatactttttaaatacctcataaaatatttttttttctaacttgcaaattagacacatgatatttattatttcaaaaataatgtaaacactcacatgcatatatatatatatatatatatatatatatattaatcaagaatgcaatatttttaagactaatttaccaaccttccaataaatttgaaagtgtaaatagggtaattggccaaattaaagtcttcaaaatatttaaaacttctccattccaaaattacctaattgctcttcacactaatcctaaatattttttaataaaaatttaaatatttaaaatcattaaaataaatactttcttattaaagcaattttttcaaagtaataagataaaaatcatgaaatcttcaaaactataattacaacaaatatttttaattttaaactaatttcataatttaaattaatgatttaaaaaataaaattgttataaaaataaattttgtttatttttaattccatttaaatatgattttttttttaatctctattgataacaatgaaattatgtttataaaggcaaaatagtaaaaatatatatttcatttagtttacttataataaacaattcaaacgtgattgattttaattttattttctatgtgttaatttttgtaaggaatatcttaatgacatagtttggtaaaaaaagaaaaaaaaaactataatgtcaaactcaagttgtttgaaaatcgtacaaaacctattaggagtcttgtacacccttgtacacttagcacatttcccttgtacagttagtataatacccttgtacaatgatacaaatttcatatttctcataagttatatgttcatgtaggtgtattaatcatattttcaatggtttggttaagaaaatggtggatgacttagggttaattttttttttccccaaatatcattattggggaaaatattagaatttttatgtgagagttaaataaaatgcataacataggtgtacaatccttaggtgacaagaaaaataaaaaagtggtttagaattgattaaaataattcacaaagggTCATCTTGTAgacctttgtacaattagtacatttcccttgtgcagttagtgtaatacccttgtacaatgacacaaatttcatatccttcCTAAGTTATGTGTGCA
Above is a genomic segment from Vitis riparia cultivar Riparia Gloire de Montpellier isolate 1030 chromosome 7, EGFV_Vit.rip_1.0, whole genome shotgun sequence containing:
- the LOC117917757 gene encoding wound-induced basic protein — encoded protein: MIYDVNSPLFRSFLSQKGGSSDKRKTEEQKPKEQRPKASENKPVMTE